A genomic window from Variovorax paradoxus includes:
- a CDS encoding TIGR02117 family protein, whose translation MVKRWLRRIAFTLLGFVALVGLYVATACVLVFWPANAKPSNDATADVQAWVLSNGVHTDYVFPIRSATVDWLQVFPLKDFKAPPPDAEFIAIGWGDREFYLNTPTWGDLTAARAFGALSGGNRALMHVSYLRRNQLGRGAYSLPLSQAQYAQLAGYVRATLPSGQATPIAGAHYDSQDAFYQAEGGYNLFETCNTWTGRGLRRSGVTVSRWTPFDFTVTWHLKPARP comes from the coding sequence ATGGTGAAACGCTGGCTGCGGCGCATCGCCTTCACGCTGCTGGGCTTCGTTGCGCTGGTCGGCCTCTACGTGGCCACGGCCTGCGTGCTGGTGTTCTGGCCGGCCAATGCGAAGCCATCGAACGATGCAACCGCCGACGTGCAGGCCTGGGTGCTGAGCAACGGCGTGCACACCGACTACGTGTTCCCCATCCGATCGGCCACCGTCGACTGGCTGCAGGTGTTCCCGCTGAAAGACTTCAAGGCGCCACCGCCCGATGCCGAGTTCATCGCCATCGGCTGGGGCGACCGCGAGTTCTACCTGAACACGCCCACCTGGGGCGACCTGACGGCGGCGCGCGCCTTCGGGGCTCTGTCGGGCGGCAACCGCGCGCTGATGCATGTGAGCTACCTGCGGCGCAACCAGCTGGGGCGCGGCGCCTACAGCCTGCCGCTCTCGCAGGCGCAGTACGCGCAACTGGCCGGCTACGTGCGCGCCACGCTGCCCTCGGGCCAGGCCACGCCCATTGCGGGCGCGCACTACGACAGCCAGGACGCCTTCTACCAAGCCGAAGGCGGCTACAACCTCTTCGAGACCTGCAACACCTGGACTGGGCGCGGTCTGCGGCGCTCGGGCGTCACCGTCAGCCGCTGGACGCCCTTCGACTTCACGGTGACCTGGCACCTGAAGCCGGCACGGCCCTGA
- a CDS encoding purine-nucleoside phosphorylase, translating to MTFFKSSLFAARWLVVPAAALLFTACASTSSTPTASTAPVKVKVFVAAMFEIGQNTGDRAGEFQHWYERYWKGAKPIAVPGALQPVYCNTDGVCGAVLGMGKVNSSSSMQAILLNPQFDFSQSYYVISGVAGTPPSRGTIGEVSWATWLVDYDLGHRWAPEENKPGEPTFMPRKGYEEYRRFKLNPDLVGWAMKLSADTPLKDADSARKYRLRYPDAAARRAPFVGTGTHMTGDTFFHGPGMSKQAQYIAKLYGADDYVITEMEAAAITLVIKRTHGTDRVMSLRGAVNFDQGSPKETTLQHLDPAPGETAGGFAETVENIELVGSRVVDHIVANWPQWSAGVPKP from the coding sequence ATGACTTTCTTCAAGTCCTCACTTTTCGCTGCCCGCTGGCTGGTTGTGCCCGCCGCGGCGCTGCTGTTCACGGCCTGTGCTTCCACTTCCTCCACCCCCACCGCTTCGACCGCGCCGGTGAAGGTCAAGGTTTTCGTCGCAGCCATGTTCGAGATCGGCCAGAACACCGGCGACCGTGCCGGCGAGTTCCAGCACTGGTACGAGCGCTACTGGAAGGGCGCCAAGCCCATTGCGGTGCCCGGTGCGCTGCAGCCCGTGTACTGCAACACCGACGGCGTGTGCGGCGCGGTGCTCGGCATGGGCAAGGTCAACTCGTCGTCGTCGATGCAGGCGATCTTGCTGAACCCGCAGTTCGACTTCTCGCAGAGCTACTACGTGATTTCGGGCGTGGCCGGCACGCCGCCCTCGCGCGGAACCATCGGCGAAGTGAGCTGGGCCACCTGGCTGGTCGACTACGACCTGGGCCACCGCTGGGCCCCCGAAGAGAACAAGCCCGGCGAGCCGACCTTCATGCCGCGCAAGGGCTACGAGGAATACCGCCGCTTCAAGCTCAACCCCGACCTCGTGGGCTGGGCCATGAAGCTTTCGGCCGACACGCCGCTGAAAGATGCCGACTCGGCCCGCAAGTACCGCCTGCGCTACCCCGACGCTGCGGCCCGCCGCGCGCCCTTCGTGGGCACCGGCACGCACATGACCGGCGACACCTTCTTCCACGGCCCCGGCATGTCGAAGCAGGCGCAGTACATCGCCAAGCTCTACGGTGCCGACGACTACGTCATCACCGAAATGGAAGCGGCCGCCATCACCCTCGTGATCAAGCGTACCCACGGCACCGACCGCGTGATGAGCCTGCGCGGCGCCGTCAACTTCGACCAGGGCAGCCCGAAGGAAACCACGCTGCAGCACCTGGACCCTGCACCGGGCGAAACGGCCGGCGGCTTTGCCGAGACGGTGGAAAACATCGAGCTGGTGGGCAGCCGCGTGGTCGATCACATCGTTGCGAACTGGCCGCAGTGGTCGGCCGGCGTGCCCAAGCCTTGA
- a CDS encoding Y-family DNA polymerase: MDAFYASVELLRYPQLKGLPVVIGGGRRRVDEAIRNLPEGGTLADIPVESFPLLKDYTGRGVITTATYPARQFGVGSAMGLMKAAKLCPQAIILPVDFDEYRRYSRAFKNLILEVAPLMEDRGVDEVYIDFTDVPGGQRDGGRSLARLLQKAIFDATGLTCSIGVAPNKLIAKMASEFNKPNGISIVYEDDLESRIWPLPCRKVNGIGPKADEKLKRFGIETVGQLAARDRDWLIATFGKATGAWMHEVAWGRDNRPVVTESEPVSMSRETTFDRDLHAVRDRAELGAIFTQLCEQLAADLQRKGYVGKTIGIKLRYDDFKIATRDQTIDRFTDDAKTIRHTGGLCLKRVPLERPLRLLGVRVGALAKAGSPEALAPAGAGAHRAASEPAATTASLF, translated from the coding sequence ATGGACGCCTTCTACGCGTCGGTCGAGCTGCTGCGCTATCCGCAGCTCAAGGGCCTGCCGGTGGTGATCGGCGGCGGGCGGCGGCGCGTGGACGAAGCCATCCGCAACCTGCCCGAGGGCGGCACGCTGGCCGACATTCCGGTCGAGTCCTTTCCGCTGCTGAAGGACTACACCGGCCGCGGCGTGATCACCACCGCCACCTACCCGGCGCGGCAGTTCGGCGTGGGCTCGGCCATGGGGCTCATGAAGGCGGCCAAGCTGTGCCCGCAGGCCATCATCCTGCCGGTGGACTTCGACGAGTACCGGCGCTATTCGCGCGCCTTCAAGAACCTCATCCTGGAGGTCGCGCCGCTCATGGAAGACCGCGGCGTGGACGAGGTGTACATCGACTTCACCGACGTGCCCGGCGGCCAGCGCGACGGCGGGCGCTCGCTGGCACGACTGCTGCAAAAAGCCATCTTCGATGCCACCGGCCTGACCTGCTCCATCGGCGTGGCGCCCAACAAGCTCATCGCCAAGATGGCGAGCGAGTTCAACAAGCCCAACGGTATCTCCATCGTCTACGAGGACGATCTCGAATCGCGCATCTGGCCGCTGCCCTGCCGCAAGGTGAACGGCATCGGCCCCAAGGCCGACGAGAAGCTCAAGCGCTTCGGCATCGAAACGGTGGGCCAGCTCGCGGCGCGCGACCGCGACTGGCTCATTGCCACCTTCGGCAAGGCCACCGGCGCATGGATGCACGAGGTGGCCTGGGGCCGCGACAACCGGCCGGTGGTGACCGAGAGCGAGCCCGTGTCGATGAGCCGCGAGACCACCTTCGACCGTGACCTGCACGCGGTGCGCGACCGCGCCGAGCTGGGCGCGATCTTCACGCAGCTGTGCGAGCAGCTCGCCGCCGACCTGCAGCGCAAGGGCTACGTGGGCAAGACCATCGGCATCAAGCTGCGTTACGACGATTTCAAGATCGCCACGCGCGACCAGACCATCGACCGCTTCACGGACGACGCGAAGACCATCCGCCACACGGGCGGTCTGTGCCTCAAACGCGTGCCGCTGGAGCGCCCGCTGCGCCTCCTGGGCGTGCGCGTAGGCGCGCTGGCAAAGGCGGGCAGCCCCGAGGCGCTGGCGCCCGCCGGGGCCGGTGCGCATCGCGCCGCGTCGGAACCGGCGGCGACCACCGCGTCGCTGTTCTGA